In a genomic window of Pseudomonadota bacterium:
- a CDS encoding outer membrane lipoprotein carrier protein LolA — MPEKSFILTFKRKSSFRLCLVMIFLASLLPGFVWGTETEKAPEPPETAALLARIRHQFRQEKVFNGRFTQKTTYADTDETVLSLGLIWIQGPDKMRWEYQLPEKQLLVSDGATLWYHSPDLNQVMVGTVKEIKEARIIINLLAEIKANPQGFKLTVNEIDELITVELRSLAENQAPPFQKLKMVFARDSLQLQETMMVDLFANRIDISYKWLSGPDPSLPPAFFTFVPPAGCDVMPLGQ; from the coding sequence ATGCCGGAAAAGAGTTTTATTTTGACGTTTAAACGCAAAAGCAGTTTTCGCCTTTGCCTGGTCATGATTTTTCTGGCGAGTCTGTTGCCGGGCTTCGTCTGGGGGACGGAAACGGAAAAAGCTCCGGAGCCGCCGGAAACCGCTGCTCTGCTTGCCCGGATTCGGCATCAGTTCCGGCAGGAAAAGGTTTTTAATGGGCGGTTCACCCAGAAAACAACCTACGCCGATACCGATGAAACGGTATTAAGTCTGGGCTTGATCTGGATTCAGGGTCCGGACAAGATGCGCTGGGAGTATCAGCTGCCGGAGAAACAGCTGCTGGTTTCCGATGGCGCAACCCTCTGGTATCACAGCCCCGATCTCAACCAGGTTATGGTCGGTACGGTCAAGGAAATTAAGGAAGCTCGAATTATCATCAATCTTCTGGCCGAAATCAAGGCTAATCCGCAAGGTTTCAAGCTGACGGTAAATGAGATTGATGAACTGATTACCGTGGAGCTGCGCTCGCTTGCCGAAAATCAGGCGCCGCCTTTTCAAAAGTTGAAGATGGTGTTCGCCCGGGACTCCCTACAGCTGCAGGAAACCATGATGGTTGATCTGTTTGCCAATCGAATTGATATTTCCTATAAATGGTTGAGTGGTCCTGATCCGTCCTTGCCGCCGGCCTTTTTTACCTTTGTTCCACCGGCGGGTTGTGATGTCATGCCTTTAGGGCAATAG